cacagacacacacacagacacgcacacacacacgtagacacacacacacacacagacagacagacacgcacgcgcacacacacacagtcacagacacacacacacaagcacacagacgcagacatacacacacattagttcCAGACACACAGCATCCACAAATTCATATAAAGAAGGCAACAAACTCACTAATCACTAGAAATGAGACCAAATCAACAAACTACACATCTAGTTGTATAACTATAATTTAGTTTAATTCATTAATCAATTTAATATAACTACCAAAAGCGGTTATATTTTACGCACTCTTCATGACCGAAGACTGATGAACGTCAGCTATAGACATTGTTTTATTATGTCCATGAcattacacacagatacacaagcacacacacacacacacacacacacacctacctggcTCAATGACACTGCCGGCAGCGTGCTTGATGAGGATCTGCCGTGAGTCCAAGTGGACCAGTTTGATCTGGAACCCACACAGGGCCTCTACCAGCCCGATGCGCCGGGTCACATAGAGGTCGTTGCCATCACGACGGTAGTcctgcagccaatcaaatgaagGGAAACAGGTTACAGTCCCCTGCTGACACTTCCTCATCAAGGTGATCAGTGTATTGCATGcatcacacgtgtgtgtgtgtgtgtgtgtgtgtgtgtgtgtgtgtgtgtgtgcgtgtgtgcgcaagGTGATCAGTGTATTGAGCATGCATCACACGaggaagtgtgcatgtgtgcaaggagagagagagagagagaaggaattcCCTGGTTGCGTCCTTCTGAGAGGTGGgctgccacagtgtgtgtgtgtgtgtgtgtgtgtgtgtgtacctcgtgGTCTGTCTCCTGCAGTATGAGTACGATGTCTCCTGGCTCGGTGCtggtcgtctgtgtgtgtgtgtgtgtgtgtgtgtgtgtgtgtgtgtgtgtgtacctcgtgGTCTGTCTCCTGCAGTATAAGTACTATATCTCCAggctcagcgtgtgtgtgtgtgtgtgtgtgtagtgtgtgtgtgtgtgtgtgtggagacagtgctctctcctctgtgtgtgtgtgtgtgtgtgtgtgtgtgtgtgtgtgtgtgtgtgtgtgtgtgtgtgggtgtacctCGTGGTCTGTCTCCTGCAGTATGAGTACGATATCTCCAGGCTCGGTGCTGGGTGCCTGGTCGGCCTCCCCGCTGAAGGTGATCTTCTGGCCGTGCCTCATGCCCTTATCCACATGGACCTCCAGCATCTTGACCTCCTTCACCACGCGCTTCCCCTCACACTCCCTACAGCGATCCTTCTCATTGATCACCtcgcctggacacacacacacacacacacacacacacacacacgttaactcCCTACGACaaaggatgacacacacacattaaccttcACCTTTCCTCAAACTCCCTACAACACATTTTTCCACTGAAGCCCctccccaaacaaacacacacacacacacacacactatcaaaacCTCTAGGTTGTgatgaaaacagacacacacacactttcagtccCGTGTTttactacatacacacagtgtcactGTGAGCGTTTGCATCTGGACCTCTGTGGTCCCATCAGTATACAAGAGGAGTCTTGAGGGGGGCCGGGACCAGtgtccctctttcacacacatacacacacacacacacacacagaggagagagcactgtctccacacacacacacacacacacacacacaggagagagcactgtctccacacacacacacacacacacacacacacacacacacacacacacacacacacacacacacacacacactgtaccttctCCGTTGCAGTCGGAGCAGACTGACTGCATCTGTTGCACCATGCCAGGAGCCAGCTGTCTGATGATCACCCGCACACCCCTCCCACGGCACGCCGTACACTTCTGCACCGCGCCAGGCTTGCCACCCTGCctagaacacgcacacacacacacacacacacacacacacacacacacgcacacgcccacacacacgcccacacacacgcccacacacacacacacacacacacacacgcccacgtgcccacacacacacgcccacacccatgcacacacacgcacacacacacgcccacacacacacacacacgcacgcatgcccacacacacacgcacgcccccccccacacacacacacacatagaaaatgtaaatgttggtgTACACATGCTGCAGTTCTTCAACACATTCATTCAGGAGAAGGGGATGCAGACCAGGGGAGAATTCAAACGGTCAACAGCAGTTATGTGGCATTGGGGCTCCaagccagcagggggcagtagaTCCTAAAAGGAGGAATGGCAGCCTTGTCTATGCTACTGACTGGAGCTCGAGAGTGCACTGAATTACCCAGCAACACCTCTAGGTTGTgatgaaaacagacacacacacacacacacacacacacacacacacacacacacacacacacacacacacacacacacacacacatcaaaaccgCTAGGTTgtgggtaaaacacacacatacacacaccaacaaaaccTCTAGGTTGTgatgaaaacagacacacacacacaccatcaaaacCGCTAGGTTGTgatgaaaacagacacacacacatacacacactatcaaaacCTCTAGGTTgtgggtaaaacacacacatacacacaccaacaaaaccTCTAGGTTgtgggtaaaacacacacatacacacaccaacaaaaccTCTAGGTTGTgatgaaaacagacacacacacacaaattatcaAAACCTCTAGGTTGTgatgaaaacagacacacacacacacatactatcaaAACCTCTAGGTTGTggtgaaaacagacacacacacactatcaaaacCTCTAGGTTGTgatgaaaacagacacacacacacactgtcaaaaccTCTAAGTTGTgatgaaaacagacacacacacacactttcagtccCGTGTTttactacatacacacagtgtcactGTGAGCGTTAGCATCTGGACCTCTGTGGTCCCATCAGTATACAAGAGGAGTCTTGAGGGGGGCCGGGACCAGtgtccctctttcacacacacacacacacacacacacacacacacacacacacacacagtaatctgTGCATCAGCAGCTCAGCAGGGGAATCTAGGCCAGGCTGATGTAacgacacacagagcagaaacCATACCGTactgagaggaaggggagggagaggaagagaggacagaggagggagaggaagaggagggagacgaagagaggagagaggggcacaACTCAAACAGAACCACGCAGCCACACCAACGATCACTACTCCAGATTCCTCCATCGGGTTTGGACAAGTAGCCAAACTGAGCCAGATGAGAAGAATGGATATAAAGGCAGAGGTGACGGCACACTGACCAGAGACATCATATGTCatttcagacaacacacacacacacacacacacacacacacactttgaagagactcacacacacacacacacacacacacactcatatactcacccggcacaggcagcacacagcacacacacacacacacacacacacacacacactttgaagagactcactcacacacacacactcatatactcacccggcacaggcagcacacagcacacacacacacacacacacacacactcatatacactcacccggcacaggcagcacacagcacacacacacacacacactttgaagagactcacacactagggatgggcataattaatcgacgatcgattaattgatcattaagaatttcctcgatgaaattattttttcatcgattaaaacgaatgcatgttctgttgcgtagtgtgcgtgtaatttatttattttagggctgtcaaagttaacgcgttattctatgagattattgtggcggagattaatgcaatcaaatatttgaacgcagttaacgcaactttgtttacttccggtgcgcgttgacccgtggcacgaaaccgccccttgtctgcagtcagttagatagaagagaccgagacggtagttgaagatggagagagctgagggattgttgggcggaaagtttctgtttaagaggcaaaatgacagaacaatcgacaaaactaaagttgtatgtagcatttgtcaagctgaatgtagctatcacagaagcagctcgtgtttatgttatcaccttaatgcaaagcacccgacagaaagcagtcccaggttagatggtcgccaacccgcactccacgacttctctaggaaattaactagaccagtccgtgaaaaggttaccaacgctgtagcagtttaggttgcgggtgactgtcggcccatcaacatagttgaagacggtgggctgactgaggtgattcgaattgcttcaggggacaattcttacgatttaccgtcgaggggcaccattgtgtctcgcatacattccttggctgatggcgagagagcacgaacaaaatacaattaaacaacagtgtctaaaataatgaatgaagtttaatttaatttataagatttagtctttagaagaaaacaaacttttaatcacgatgaatctagatgaatgaatttcaaaatgtgagattaattagttagagagaaaaaaaaacgaaggtcagttgtgtttatgagcaccggcttctagctgtcggctccgctgcttaagagtacagcagcgcatattttcaagtgtaaccattgaacggatcccgtttaactgccacaagagttgtccatcttgtaagtttaactgccacaagagttgttcatcttgtaatacatatctcaatgaggaaacacgctgtgttttttctattttcactgcattttaatatagcctataaatagtgaattttaatataaaaatattaatgattaatcgaaaatcgatcgttaattctcccgacgatcgattaagacaatttaatcgaatgcccatccctatcacacacacacacacactcacccggcacaggcagcacacagcacacacacacacacacacacacacacacactttgaagagacacacacacacacacacacacacacacacacacacacacacacacacacacacacactcacccggcacaggcagcacacagcacattctTGCTCAGCTGCAGTTTGGTCGTCTTCCCATTATACAGATCCTCCAGGGACACCCTGTGAGAGAAGACaggacacaatcacacacacacacactctgaggctCCTGTACTCTCCTCTACcactggaccacacacacacacacacacacacacacacacacacacacacacacacacacacacacacacacacacactctctctgaggcTCCTGTACTCTCCTCTACCACTGGATCTCCTCAGGCGTTTAGAACTAGCCCTGCTATTGGACGAGGGTCCTCCTAAACTACTCAAACTAGCCCTGCTATTGGCTAAAGGAGCAACATAAACAAGAGTAGCCTGTCTGTTGGCTGGATAGCATTCTGAATTAGCGCATCTACTTGATAGCATTCTGAATTAGCCCATCTTCTAGATAGCATTCTGAGTTAGCTCATCTTCTTGATAGCAATTAGCTCATCTTCTAGATAGCATTCTGAGTTAGCTCATTTACTAGATAGCAATTAGCTCATCTTCTAGATAGCATTCTGAGTTAGCTCATCTACTGGATAGCATTCTGAATTAGCTAATCTACTAGATAGCATTCTGAATTAGCTAATCTACTAGATAGCATTCTGAATTAGCTAATCTACTAGATAGCATTCTGAATTAGCTAATCTACTAAATAGCATTCTGAATTAGCTAATCTACTAGATAGCATTCTGAGTTAGCTCATCTACTAGATAGCATTCTGAATTAGCTCATCTACTAGATAGTTTCagcctattacacacacatgtttcccAACAGCCAATGTAAAAAGATAATGTGCCATCATTTAAAAAACTGTTAACTTTATTCTGATAGCCGTCATGAACAGGAAGTCTAGAGATGTCCCAGTTTCATCAGAACACAACGAAACCACTTCTGGATGAAACCACTGAAACCCAAACAGGAACCTGAAGAATGTTCTGGAGGCTTCTGATGTTGCTGCTCCGTTCTCACAGGCCACACCCCTTTACTTTAATGACTGCCAGGCCACACCCCTTTACTTTAATGACTGCCAGACCACACCCCTTTACTTTAATGACTGCCAGACCACACCCCTTTACTTTAACGACTGCCAGGCCACAACAAATctctctgactgactgtctctgtgtctctgtgtctctctctctctttctctctctctctctctctctctctctctctctctctctctgtctctctctctctctctctctctctgtctctctcacacacactctctctctcaatctctctctctctctctctctctctcactttctctctcactctcactctcactcacactctctctctctctctctctctctcacactctctctctcactctctctctcactttctctctcactctctctctcactctctctctcactctctctctctctctctctctctctcactcacacacgcacgctctctctctctctctctctctcaccctctctcttgctcacgctctctctctctctctctcacctgagtGGGTGCACCATATCTTCGCCCCTCCTCTTGCCTCCGTTTCGGCTGCGCCCGGGTCCTCCCTGTCCGCCCATGAAGCCAAAGAGGCCCCCGCCAAAGATGTGGGAGAAGATGTCCTCCATGCCGGCGccgccccctccaccctcccgcAGACCCTGCTCGCCATAGCGATCGTACAGCTCCTTCTTCTCTGGGTCCGTAAGCACCTCGTAGGCAAAGCTGATCTCcttaaactacacacacacacacacacacacacacacacacacacacacacacacacacatataatggGACGTGCAACTACAGAAGTGAACATAAATTacaaaggaaaaaggaaatggATTATAAAACATTACGCAATGTATATTAAGTGAAGGAAGAAAATTAGAATTGAGTCTTAAATGCCAAAGCATTTATCTAGCCCAAATCGCAAACGCAGatacacacgcgctcacacctCTGCTGAAGCAACGCTAACACAGCTGGGAAGCGTGCTGACGTCACGGGAGCACCGCTTACCTTATCTCCTGCGTTGGGATTCTTGTCTGGGTGATACTCCTTCGCTAGTTTTCGGTATGCCTAGGAaacacaatcaaatcaaatcattgCTAAGTTCAGTCAGTCCCCGTTATGACCTTCTCTCGCCAGTCCCATtgcacacattctttctggcgggACAATGACAACCGACATCACTTGGGTAGAATTCAGAGCATCCATAACATCCTGGCATTGCTGGAGGTTAAACAGACTGAGATTGTTCTTAGCTACCACTAGCTACTTTTCATAAAACGTTGTGCGAAGAATGCATGTCCTGTGAATACATGAACCAACCCCCCCAACGAAATGCTTTTAAGCAATCGCTCAGAACTTCCAGCAATGCCAAAAGCGGATTAACTGCTATGGCTACATTTTGTCTGTAAACGTTACAAGCTAGCGAATAAGAGATGTTGGGTTACATTGCGCCAGCTGGCTTAGCTAGTAAGTCTACCATGGAGTGGTTGAACAAGATAATACACTAGATATCTGACGTTTTTGTTTTATCATACGAACACTGGGACGTGAGCTAAACCGTTGACAAAAGGCCTGTCATGTACAAAGGCAGCCAGATTTGGGTGTCGGGCCCAAAAACGCAATTTCACGTAAACTAGGCCACATGAATAGCGAGCTAGCCACCTAGCTAGCCTAATCGTAGCTAGCATAACAAAGCCGGGCAGTGTAACAATTAGCCACAATAGCTACCTTGCTATCTGGTTAGCTTGCAAATGTCTGCCCAGCTAACGTTATCCAGGAGCGaccggtgtgtgtgatggacaatGTCAGTGACCTGACGTGCATAACAAGTAGCTTTCACTAATTCACCTTTTTCAGTTCGTTCTCGGACGATGACGGAGAGACCCCGAGAATGTCGTACAGTTTGGTGTCCACAACGTTCGCCATACTGGTCCACTGTGAGGATAGACCCCCTTTAGCTACAGCAGAGCACAGGCGCAGGACGGGAGAGAAAAGCCGGCTGATAACGTCATACGCAATGCGTCAAATTTACCCCGGTCCCGGGTGGGAAGGCTATCACCTGGTCCCCAAAGGGCTCTtttttaggaaaaaaaaaacccttggGGCCACATTTGTTACTCCGCATCATGTCGGAAAAGTTTTTCAGTTCTCCCCGCGATGTTAATTGTCTCCAGTGCATCCCTTCACACTGAGTTAGTTGGCTACATTGATTCTTTAATAGTCAGTCCCCCAGTCAAATGTTCACACTCCATGTCACTGATGAATTCATAAACTTATAAATCTGCTTAATAAGTCTCTTGAACATTTTAAAGTCATCATTGAtctaatttcattgatctaatttcattgttcagtgttattgtcagaattgttgtgCCATCTCTGAACTTTTGAGAATGGGATCTCCTTTCAGATCAAAATGGTCAAAGTAAAAAACAGCAGAATTTCCCAGTAGAGGTGCACCAGAAGGGCTGctccgacagacacacacacacacacacacacacacacacacacacacacacacacacacacatacacacacacacacacacacacagacatacacacacacacacacacacacacacagacatacacacacacacacacagacatacacgcacacagacacacagacacacacacacacagacatacacacacacacacacacagacatacacacacacacacacacacacacatacacatacacacacacacagaccagtagCTCAGactgctgctgggctgcagaGCCTGACGGGCAGCTATATCTGTCTGGGCTTTTCTCAAGCGTGGGTTTGAACCggtcttaaaacacacactgttggagAACTGGTCTTAAAACACGAGCTGCTGGAGAACGGGTCTTAAAACCCGAGCTGTTGGAGAACTGGGCTTAAAACCTGAGCTGTTGGAGAACTGGGCTTAAAACACAAGCTTTTGGAGAACTgggcttaaaacacacactgatggagaactggtcttaaaacacacacagttggagAACTgggcttaaaacacacactgatggagaactgggcttaaaacacacactgatggagaacTGGGCTTAATACACGAGCTCTTGGAGAACTGGGCTTAAAACACAAGCTGTTGGGGAGTTCACCCAGGCTAACAGTCAGGCTAACACTGCCATTGGCCAAATGAAGCAAGCCTTGAGTAGATAACAGAATTGGTTCTTCTTCTTTCCAAAAGTACATATTTTCAATCCAGACTCTTAATGGCTTTCGTGGACTTTTTAAACAGCTGATGATTGTAATATTTTCTGCACAAAAGGATTCCTCTGTTTAGTCAAGTCTAGTCACCTTATTTCTGTTggaatatatatttaatatatttaaaaacaagAGGAGTTGTACCGAGGTCCTCCTCGCTGTTAACTGAGCTGTTTTCACTCCAACGCTGAAACGTGATACTTGAGGTTTTTGTGGACCtaatacttttattttgatgcaTTTGCTGTTTTCCGTTCAGCTCAaagcatgttcacacacacacgcacacacacacaaacacacacacagacatacacacacacacacacacacacacacacacacacacacacacacagacatacacacacacagacatgcacacacagacatacacacacacacacacacacaaacacacacacagacatacacgaacacacacacagatatactgtacacgcacacacagacatacacacacacacacacacacagacatacacacacacacacacacagacatacacacacactcacacagacatacacacacacacacacacacacacacagacatacacacacacacacacacacacacacacacatacatacacacacacacacatacacacacacacagacatacacatacacacacacacagacatacacaaacacacacacagatatacacgtacacacagacatacacacacacacacagacatacacacacacacacacacacacacacagacatacacacacacagacatacacacacacacacacacagacatacacacacacacacacacacacagagagacatacacacacacacatacacatgttctcACACTGAGGTTATAGATCTGATTTATGAGCAAGGCCTGACATAAgagtgtgtacgtctgtgttaTGTGTCTCTATTTGTcttgggtatttgtgtgtgtgagtgtgtgtgtgtgtgtgtgtgtgtgtgtgtgtgtgtgtgtgtgtgtgtgtgtgtgtgtgtgtgtgtgtgtgtgtgtttacgtctgTGTTATGTGTCTCTATTTGTcttgggtatttgtgtgtgtgtgagtgtgtgtgtgtgtgagtgtgtgtgtttgtgtgtgtgtgtgtgtgtgtgtgtatgtcagcgtTATGTGTCTCTATTTGTCTtcggtatttgtgtgtgtgagtgtgtgtgtgtgtgtgtgtatgtctgtgttataTGTCTCTATTTGTCTtcggtatttgtgtgtgtgagtgtgtgtgtgtgtgtgtgtgtgtatgtgttatgtgtctCTATTTGTcttgggtatttgtgtgtgtgagtgtgtgtgtgtatgtctgtgttataTGTCTCTATTTGTCTtcggtatttgtgtgtgagtgtgtgtgtgtgtgtgtgagtgtgtgtatgtctgtgttatgtGTCTCTATTTGTCTtcggtatttgtgtgtgtgagtgtgtgtgtgtgtgtgtgtgtgtgtctatgtctgtgttatGTGTCTCTATTTGTCTTGggtatttgtattatatatgtattcggtgtgctgatctctctctctctctctctctctctttctctctttttctctctctctctctctctctctcttttgtgtttctgtgtatacgtttgctcctctttctctctctctctctctctttctctctctctctctctctttctctctctctctctctctctttcttttgtgtttctgtgtatatgttcgctcctctctctctctgtgtgtgtgtgtgtgtgtgtgtgtgtaaatattttctCTGCTGTGTGGTGAAACCTGCCTGTCAACTCTGCTGCTGTTGGAGGCGGAGACAGCCTagggtgggacacacacacacacgcacacacacacactctcacacactctcacacacaagccgGTGTTCAGAGCGCGAGGAGGACGTTTCAGTTTGAGCTCTGGATGCACAGCTGAAGTTTGTTCCCTATACGGATTACTGGGACtaaaactgagtgtgtgtgtgtctgtgtgtgtgagtgtgtgggttaaTGTTTTCAGAGTTGGAGTGTCTCTGTATTTGCCAAAGACACcagtgccattgtgtgtgtgtgtttgtgagtgtgagttggagtgtcattgtgtgtgtgtgtgtttgttttgagtaCGGATGTGTGTTCCACCTGTCTtgaatctgtgagtgtgtcggtgtgttgggagcatgtgtgtgtctgagtgagtatgtcttcaagaaagtgtgtgtgtgtgtgtgaatgtgtgtgtgctgtcgtgtgggtgtgagtgtgtgtgagtttgggaaATGGGGGGTTGTCAGAGTTCCTCTGGTGCTGCCGAGAGTgagggaacacacactctcacacacgccacCGCTCATCTGCCCAACCTCAGCGACATCAGCCTCTTCAATCTGTGAGTAGAAAGACCACCTGCtgccgatcacacacacacacacacacacacacacatacacacattctcacacataccacaaatgaccaaacacacacacaacaaacagatgCAAGACACATACCATaaattatcaaacacacactcacacccacacgcacgcacacacagattagaTGTGGAAGGTGAAGAATGCACACGGCTGACAGATGACTGGGAGACAGATAAGAGCCAgttatccctgtgtgtgtgtgtgtgtgtgtgtgtgtgtgtgtgtgtgtgtgtgtgtgtgacagacacacagacagacagagagggtgtgGAGGTTCAACAagtgtgtttaaatatgttaGCGTCAGCGTTAGCTGTAAGACGAGACGAGAACGGGAAGAGTGTGTtcgacagatagagagatgtgtgtgtgtgtgtgtgtgtgtgtgtgtgtgtgtgttcgacagatagagagatgttTGTGTAAAAATACCCTGAGCTGACCTacaaacacacctgctgttTGGAGtagatttgcatgtgtgttgtgtttttgtttgcatctttgtgtgtgtgtgtgtgtgtgtgtgtgtgtgtgtgtgtgtgtgtgtctgtgtgtgtgagagggtgagagatcaAGGCTCAGACATTACATTCATTCCATCTCAGTGATCTTCATTTCAGATTGCaaatgtctgtgactgtgtgtgtgtgtgtgtgtgtgtgtgcgtgtacgtgtgcgtgtatgtgtgtttgtgtgtatttccaaAAAGTATAGGAGCAGCTGCACCTGCCTGacgccccctccacacacacacacacacacacacacacacacacacacacacacacacacacacacacacacacacacacacacacacattcttgtaaagccagctctcctccagctgtaGCACTGTTAAACCCTGAACCTCTGAGGTCAGTTCATCAAGAACATTTAAACATGAAAAGCTGTCTGTACATTCAgatgttgttattgtgtgtgtgtgtgtgtgtgtgtgtgtgtgtgtgtgtgtgtgtgtgtgtgtgtgtctgtacattcaGATGTCGTTATTAGCATAAGCGTAAGGATGGATACTGTAGCAATGCATTAGTACTTAGCA
Above is a genomic segment from Clupea harengus chromosome 3, Ch_v2.0.2, whole genome shotgun sequence containing:
- the dnaja2b gene encoding dnaJ homolog subfamily A member 2b, with the translated sequence MANVVDTKLYDILGVSPSSSENELKKAYRKLAKEYHPDKNPNAGDKFKEISFAYEVLTDPEKKELYDRYGEQGLREGGGGGAGMEDIFSHIFGGGLFGFMGGQGGPGRSRNGGKRRGEDMVHPLRVSLEDLYNGKTTKLQLSKNVLCAACAGQGGKPGAVQKCTACRGRGVRVIIRQLAPGMVQQMQSVCSDCNGEGEVINEKDRCRECEGKRVVKEVKMLEVHVDKGMRHGQKITFSGEADQAPSTEPGDIVLILQETDHEDYRRDGNDLYVTRRIGLVEALCGFQIKLVHLDSRQILIKHAAGSVIEPGCVKVVKGEGMPHYRNPFEKGDLFIKFDVQFPENGWISPEKLMELEDLLPEREKDENITADAEEADLEDYDPGQSSCGGHRREAYNDSSDEEGGPHGPGVQCAHQ